One region of Armatimonadota bacterium genomic DNA includes:
- the galE gene encoding UDP-glucose 4-epimerase GalE yields MILVTGGAGYIGSHTVKLLTERGYQTITFDNMELGHPEAVVAGIIVKGDLADREKLDKTFREFPIDAVMHFAAYASVGDSVANPDKYFRNNIGNGLNLLDAMRKHGVKKFIFSSSAATYGEPKHIPIEEDHPQNPTNPYGESKLMFEKILKWYDVAYGIKSISLRYFNAAGADPDGKIGEDHNPEEHLIPIVLEVALGKRDKVRVFGTDWDTPDRTCIRDYIHVTDLADAHILALRALEEGAQTTAYNLGNGNGHSVMQVIRTAEEVTGRKITWEPAPRRPGDPARLVASSDRIKKELGWKPKYPELSAIIETAWRWHSSHPNGYKK; encoded by the coding sequence ATGATACTCGTTACAGGCGGTGCTGGTTACATAGGTTCACATACAGTAAAGCTTTTGACTGAAAGAGGATATCAGACAATTACATTCGACAATATGGAGCTTGGTCATCCCGAAGCTGTAGTCGCCGGAATTATCGTTAAAGGTGACCTCGCTGATAGGGAAAAACTCGACAAAACCTTCCGTGAATTTCCAATTGATGCTGTTATGCACTTTGCTGCTTATGCATCAGTTGGAGACTCTGTAGCCAACCCCGATAAGTATTTTCGCAATAACATAGGGAATGGATTAAACCTTCTTGACGCAATGAGAAAACACGGCGTCAAGAAGTTTATATTCTCCTCAAGCGCCGCCACCTATGGTGAGCCAAAACACATACCAATAGAAGAAGACCACCCTCAGAACCCCACTAATCCTTATGGCGAGTCAAAGCTTATGTTCGAAAAGATACTCAAGTGGTATGACGTTGCATATGGTATTAAGTCAATCTCTCTGCGGTATTTTAACGCCGCTGGTGCTGACCCCGATGGAAAGATTGGCGAGGACCATAATCCTGAGGAGCATTTAATCCCCATTGTCCTCGAGGTAGCCCTTGGAAAGCGAGATAAGGTAAGAGTGTTCGGAACAGATTGGGATACACCAGACAGGACTTGCATTCGGGATTATATTCATGTTACCGATCTCGCTGATGCACACATTCTTGCCCTCCGCGCACTAGAGGAAGGGGCACAAACTACTGCATACAACCTTGGTAATGGAAACGGCCACTCCGTAATGCAAGTCATCCGAACAGCAGAGGAAGTTACAGGGCGAAAGATTACTTGGGAACCAGCTCCAAGGAGACCAGGCGATCCCGCTCGTTTGGTCGCAAGTTCTGACCGCATAAAGAAAGAACTTGGCTGGAAACCGAAGTATCCTGAGCTATCGGCGATTATAGAAACTGCTTGGCGTTGGCATTCCTCACACCCCAACGGATATAAGAAGTAG
- a CDS encoding WYL domain-containing protein, with protein MTLEEQFARLIKTLQLIEKEPWKWNVEALEVEFGVGRATVERDIRILRQWGTIQRKNGYFALKEMKFLPTSFTPSEALALVLAGNFACEQIGMPQADAIQTALRKINTTLSDQVESLIKKMRKRISVGVNLIRECNSEVLNTISRAISSHNPIEIMYYAAHSGETTKRKVDPYGLTFRFGAWYLIGFCHLRGDIRTFGVDRIRSIRVFNDHFRYPANFDLEEYLSHGWQLQADAKPERIILRFSPRITRWISGCRFHPHQKITKEPDGSILFEVTVAGVDEIKHWVLSFGDNVEVLAPQSLRASIAQTARAMAEKYSGARLIKQLSSEDKSRKRFERERLTAR; from the coding sequence ATGACACTTGAGGAACAATTCGCACGGCTGATAAAAACCCTTCAGCTAATAGAGAAAGAGCCATGGAAGTGGAACGTTGAGGCGCTGGAGGTGGAATTCGGAGTTGGAAGGGCTACAGTCGAGCGGGACATACGTATTCTGCGGCAGTGGGGCACAATCCAGCGGAAAAACGGCTATTTTGCCTTGAAGGAAATGAAATTTCTGCCCACAAGTTTTACCCCAAGCGAAGCCTTAGCATTAGTGCTTGCAGGAAACTTTGCCTGCGAACAGATTGGAATGCCGCAGGCAGATGCGATTCAAACAGCACTAAGAAAGATCAATACAACTCTTTCGGATCAAGTGGAGTCTTTGATAAAGAAGATGCGGAAGCGTATCTCGGTTGGCGTCAATCTAATTCGTGAATGCAATTCAGAAGTTTTGAACACCATCAGCCGTGCGATATCAAGCCATAATCCAATTGAGATAATGTACTACGCAGCCCATAGTGGCGAGACTACAAAGCGAAAAGTAGATCCTTATGGACTAACATTTCGCTTTGGAGCGTGGTATTTAATAGGGTTTTGTCACCTACGGGGAGACATTCGCACCTTTGGCGTAGATAGAATTCGATCAATCCGCGTGTTCAATGATCATTTTCGATACCCGGCAAATTTCGACCTAGAGGAATACCTAAGCCACGGCTGGCAGCTTCAGGCAGATGCGAAACCGGAAAGGATTATTCTCCGCTTTAGTCCAAGGATTACACGTTGGATATCAGGCTGTCGTTTCCACCCACATCAGAAAATCACAAAGGAACCGGATGGTTCGATACTTTTTGAAGTTACTGTTGCGGGCGTTGATGAAATCAAGCATTGGGTGCTGAGTTTTGGCGACAACGTGGAGGTTCTTGCTCCGCAAAGTCTCCGTGCGTCTATAGCCCAAACTGCACGTGCAATGGCGGAGAAATACTCAGGCGCCCGTTTGATTAAACAACTTTCAAGTGAGGATAAATCAAGAAAAAGATTTGAAAGAGAAAGGCTAACAGCCCGCTAA
- a CDS encoding S8 family serine peptidase, whose product MRFIGITLILLLLPMLISAGFCTSQPIVPGEILVKFKPGTPSSEIASIHRQNGSVMRGSIPKLGIQIVSSPKGREINHAAKYKTNRFVEYAEPNYLAQATSLNPNDPYFTTNQWTLFKIKAPAAWEMNVGESSVIVAVLDTGVDYKHPDLEGKIINGYDFVNRDSDAMDDNGHGTAVAGIIGACANNGIGVAGITWACKIMAIKVADATGYASYSNIASGITYATDYGARVINISIAGASPSSTLQSAVDYAYKRGCLVIASSGNNGTNTVYYPAACSNAVAVGATDQYDQVASFSNYGSALDFVSPCNAYTTLRGGGYGGFGGTSGSAPHVAGVAALIISANPTFNCAQVYELLKSGAEDLGTVGWDEKSGWGRINAYNSLSTVTAPLQDTSPPTVAIISPAAGSTISGTVIVSANAVDNSGVAKVEFFVDGVSKAVTWGPFTWNWDTTSIANGLHTIGAKAYDIAGNATSHTINVNVSNNLSSIVVFSGSVSTKVSKLHLWTTNSTTDIKASLSWSSTASLKLQLYDAQNVLIASSTSSTSPATLCVTGLPAGEYNFKVSAESGKTKYTLTVTSTPH is encoded by the coding sequence ATGAGATTCATAGGGATAACGCTTATACTACTCCTCTTGCCTATGCTTATTAGTGCAGGTTTTTGCACCTCACAGCCTATTGTTCCAGGAGAAATTCTCGTCAAGTTTAAACCAGGAACTCCTTCATCGGAAATAGCAAGCATTCATCGCCAAAATGGATCGGTAATGCGCGGAAGTATCCCCAAACTCGGCATACAGATAGTCTCATCGCCAAAGGGGAGAGAAATCAACCACGCAGCAAAGTATAAAACTAACAGGTTTGTGGAGTATGCAGAGCCCAACTACCTAGCTCAGGCGACATCGCTTAACCCAAACGATCCTTATTTTACAACAAATCAGTGGACCCTTTTCAAAATTAAGGCACCAGCAGCCTGGGAGATGAACGTCGGAGAAAGCTCGGTAATAGTTGCCGTTCTCGATACGGGCGTTGATTACAAGCACCCAGACCTGGAAGGCAAAATAATAAATGGATATGACTTTGTAAACCGAGATTCCGATGCCATGGACGACAATGGCCATGGAACTGCAGTGGCGGGCATTATTGGTGCGTGCGCAAATAATGGGATTGGCGTAGCAGGCATTACATGGGCGTGTAAGATTATGGCAATTAAGGTTGCAGATGCAACTGGTTATGCCTCGTACTCAAATATAGCATCTGGCATTACTTACGCGACGGACTACGGTGCGCGCGTTATCAACATAAGCATTGCAGGAGCATCACCAAGCAGTACGCTTCAGAGCGCTGTTGATTATGCATATAAGCGCGGCTGTCTGGTCATAGCAAGCAGCGGGAATAATGGCACAAATACTGTTTATTATCCTGCTGCATGCTCAAACGCCGTAGCAGTAGGCGCGACTGACCAATATGACCAGGTTGCCAGCTTCTCAAATTATGGCTCAGCGCTCGACTTCGTATCGCCATGCAATGCATATACCACTCTTAGAGGCGGTGGTTACGGCGGATTTGGCGGGACATCAGGTTCTGCACCGCATGTTGCAGGAGTTGCCGCACTCATAATATCTGCCAACCCCACTTTCAACTGTGCTCAAGTCTATGAGCTACTAAAATCGGGGGCAGAAGATTTAGGAACAGTTGGCTGGGATGAAAAATCCGGCTGGGGTCGGATTAATGCTTATAATTCACTATCCACAGTTACAGCTCCTTTACAAGATACATCACCCCCGACTGTTGCCATAATATCGCCAGCCGCAGGCTCTACAATCTCAGGTACAGTCATAGTTAGCGCTAATGCCGTCGACAATTCTGGCGTAGCCAAAGTAGAGTTTTTTGTCGACGGAGTTTCAAAAGCGGTTACATGGGGACCATTTACTTGGAATTGGGACACAACAAGCATAGCAAACGGTTTGCATACCATTGGAGCAAAAGCGTATGACATAGCAGGCAATGCCACCAGCCACACAATTAATGTGAATGTTAGCAACAACCTGTCCTCAATTGTTGTATTCTCTGGCTCGGTATCTACGAAAGTATCCAAATTGCATTTGTGGACAACAAACTCAACAACAGACATAAAGGCAAGCCTTTCCTGGAGTAGCACAGCCAGTCTCAAACTCCAACTTTATGATGCGCAAAATGTCTTAATCGCATCATCTACCTCCAGTACATCCCCTGCAACACTTTGCGTTACCGGGCTTCCTGCAGGTGAATACAATTTCAAGGTCTCTGCGGAGTCAGGCAAGACAAAGTATACGCTCACAGTAACCTCTACTCCTCATTAA